A single genomic interval of uncultured Desulfobulbus sp. harbors:
- a CDS encoding peptidoglycan-binding protein, which translates to MIVKRGSKGEVVRAIQERLSIEIDGKFGPETDKAVKKFQEAHGLLVDGKVGPITLAALAIVPEEILATDRLDASHATDEGLFIHSSFLGTGQYIEGPTDKFYVVLHHTAGNHDPYATVRAWNSDIRGRIATQFVVGGIGKNGENSLDGEVVQCFPDEAWAYHLGKNNSPLLHPHSIGIEICNYGWIEPRDGRFYTYVNSVLPDNQVVDLGFSFRGYRYYHKYSEAQMDAVHKLLHEISRRHQQVNLQLGLPQWLKSQSPQDAFAFKREACDGTVRGLLTHTNIRPDKTDCSPQPLLVDMLKSL; encoded by the coding sequence ATGATCGTGAAACGAGGAAGCAAGGGCGAGGTGGTGCGGGCGATTCAAGAACGGCTCAGCATCGAGATCGATGGGAAATTCGGTCCCGAAACCGACAAGGCGGTGAAAAAATTTCAAGAAGCGCATGGGTTGCTCGTTGACGGCAAGGTCGGCCCAATCACCCTGGCCGCACTCGCCATCGTTCCCGAGGAGATCCTGGCAACCGATCGGCTCGATGCGAGCCATGCCACCGACGAAGGGCTTTTCATCCACAGCTCCTTCCTGGGCACAGGGCAATACATCGAAGGGCCGACGGATAAATTTTACGTCGTGCTGCACCACACCGCCGGCAACCATGATCCCTACGCCACGGTGCGTGCCTGGAACTCCGACATCCGGGGCCGTATCGCCACCCAGTTCGTCGTCGGCGGCATCGGCAAAAACGGAGAGAACAGCCTTGATGGCGAAGTCGTCCAATGTTTCCCGGACGAGGCCTGGGCCTACCACCTCGGCAAAAACAACAGCCCCCTGCTCCATCCGCACTCCATCGGCATTGAGATCTGCAACTACGGCTGGATTGAACCACGCGACGGCCGATTTTATACCTACGTCAACAGTGTACTCCCCGACAATCAGGTCGTGGATCTGGGATTTTCCTTCCGTGGCTACCGCTATTACCATAAATACAGTGAGGCCCAGATGGACGCGGTGCACAAACTGCTGCACGAAATCTCCCGGCGTCACCAACAGGTGAATCTCCAGCTTGGCTTGCCCCAATGGCTCAAGAGCCAGAGCCCTCAGGATGCCTTTGCCTTCAAGCGGGAGGCCTGCGATGGCACGGTTCGCGGCCTGCTGACCCACACCAACATCCGCCCGGACAAAACCGATTGCAGCCCGCAACCCCTGTTGGTTGACATGCTCAAAAGCCTGTAG
- a CDS encoding helix-hairpin-helix domain-containing protein has protein sequence MAIPITEIKGIGPKTAHALTEHGYSTAEDLAAAQPGTLAAIPGFGAVLAGREYTGQVINHNCSG, from the coding sequence ATGGCAATTCCCATCACTGAGATAAAAGGAATCGGCCCCAAAACCGCTCATGCACTGACCGAACATGGCTACAGTACAGCAGAGGATTTGGCGGCAGCTCAGCCCGGTACCCTGGCCGCAATTCCCGGCTTTGGCGCTGTTCTTGCCGGCCGTGAATACACTGGGCAAGTGATCAATCACAACTGTTCGGGGTGA
- a CDS encoding metallophosphoesterase, translated as MARILAIGDIHGCYSAVQTLCALLDVRPEDTLVTLGDYTGKGPDSRKVIDWLIQTQHRCNLVTICGNNDLLMKNARKSKKHLQRWLNAGGQETLRSYTPRNRKKVSIDDIPHDHWQFLDRFLQPIFITPSHFFVHANVAPGVALEEQPDSYLFWKKFKRPVYHYSGKTMVCGHTSQKTGLPDVCGRAICIDTKAFHEKGWLSCLDVENNIVYQASQRGKTRQFRLSGIEDLLEASQVNVPVQHKPIKIEPQLLSAEISQELHRSSKGL; from the coding sequence ATGGCTAGGATACTTGCAATAGGTGACATACACGGATGTTATTCCGCCGTGCAGACACTTTGTGCTCTGTTAGATGTGCGTCCTGAGGATACGCTCGTGACTTTGGGGGATTACACTGGTAAGGGACCCGATAGTCGCAAGGTCATCGATTGGCTCATTCAAACACAACACCGCTGTAACCTCGTTACGATTTGCGGCAACAATGACCTGTTGATGAAAAATGCGAGAAAAAGCAAAAAACACCTTCAGCGATGGTTAAATGCCGGTGGGCAGGAGACCTTGCGATCCTATACTCCCAGAAACAGGAAGAAAGTATCGATCGATGATATACCGCACGATCATTGGCAATTTCTCGATCGTTTCCTCCAACCTATCTTTATCACTCCAAGTCATTTCTTCGTCCATGCAAATGTTGCCCCAGGTGTCGCCCTAGAGGAACAACCGGATTCCTATTTATTTTGGAAAAAATTCAAACGGCCAGTGTACCATTATTCAGGCAAGACCATGGTTTGTGGGCATACCTCGCAAAAAACAGGCCTACCCGATGTCTGCGGTCGGGCTATATGTATCGACACCAAAGCTTTTCATGAAAAAGGATGGTTATCCTGCCTGGATGTGGAAAACAATATCGTCTATCAGGCAAGCCAAAGAGGTAAAACCCGTCAATTCCGACTCAGCGGCATAGAAGATTTACTCGAGGCAAGTCAGGTTAATGTTCCTGTGCAACACAAACCGATCAAAATAGAACCCCAGCTGCTTTCTGCGGAGATTTCCCAGGAATTGCACAGAAGCAGTAAAGGGTTATAG
- a CDS encoding lytic transglycosylase domain-containing protein yields MELTDFIRLPSVWRNLLFALGITLLPVPGHGNSIELYLKKYGDVELSSHQRERVKNHEYLIKYFSSLSYVRRGYTVNPDFIRALMLAESGGDQFAVSEKEALGLCQLLYSTAKQAAQEFLAKGIEVRYVSRERLQTLQPIDLFDPAINILLTCSLIAKYNHAYDGRLDLVVSAWNAGQGSITNGKPPKYPETLDLIGKINGYLLAFHKQRLFMPKG; encoded by the coding sequence ATGGAATTGACGGATTTCATACGGTTGCCATCGGTGTGGAGGAACCTGCTGTTTGCTTTGGGAATTACTCTGCTCCCGGTACCCGGTCACGGAAACTCCATAGAGCTGTATTTGAAAAAATATGGTGATGTCGAGCTTTCGAGCCATCAAAGGGAACGAGTGAAAAATCATGAATATCTCATCAAGTATTTCAGTTCGCTCAGCTATGTACGACGTGGATACACGGTTAATCCTGATTTTATCCGCGCTTTAATGCTGGCGGAGTCCGGCGGAGATCAATTTGCGGTCTCCGAAAAAGAAGCTTTAGGCCTGTGCCAACTGCTCTATTCGACGGCAAAACAGGCAGCCCAAGAATTTCTTGCCAAAGGGATCGAGGTTCGCTATGTCTCCAGGGAAAGATTGCAGACATTGCAGCCTATTGACCTCTTCGATCCGGCCATCAATATTTTGCTCACTTGCTCTCTGATTGCCAAATACAACCATGCCTACGACGGCAGACTCGATCTGGTCGTCTCCGCCTGGAATGCCGGGCAAGGCTCGATCACAAACGGCAAACCGCCAAAATATCCAGAGACCCTCGATTTGATCGGCAAGATCAATGGCTACCTGCTTGCCTTTCACAAACAACGTCTCTTTATGCCAAAGGGGTGA
- a CDS encoding Rid family hydrolase: MKYLNTRINNVQIDASLLQRLHTTEIHLTARTCSPDRFERELEAVFAATSSFFQEQGIPSGCAVFARLFVSDFMNQEDHLETLALYCRKELENCLFSIVQQPPLTGNKLALWLYAIRDDGVRQPLVERSENQLVVKRESHAHIWRSQMMAEETAGDSYAQTAAVFAQWNGTLREQGCTLTDNCIRTWLFVKDIDYNYHGVVRSRRELFETLGMTRDTHYIASTGIEGRHADPNVSVIMDAYAIARVKHEQVRYLQALSHLNPTHEYGVTFERGTSVDFGDRRHLYISGTASINSKGEIIHQQNVSRQLERVFENIGALLDDGGATLEDIAQMIVYLRDLSDAPVLELFFQERFCTVPKVIVLAPVCRPGWLVEIECIAIKAVERSQFCNF; the protein is encoded by the coding sequence ATGAAGTATCTCAATACCAGAATCAACAACGTACAGATCGATGCCTCCCTCCTGCAGAGGCTCCACACCACCGAAATTCACCTGACTGCACGGACCTGCAGTCCGGATCGTTTCGAACGCGAGCTGGAGGCCGTGTTCGCGGCGACATCGAGCTTTTTTCAGGAACAGGGCATCCCCTCGGGTTGCGCCGTTTTCGCCCGGCTGTTTGTCAGTGATTTCATGAATCAGGAAGATCATCTCGAAACACTGGCACTGTATTGTCGGAAAGAGTTGGAAAATTGCCTGTTTTCCATTGTGCAGCAACCGCCGCTGACCGGAAACAAACTCGCCCTGTGGCTGTATGCCATCAGGGACGACGGTGTGCGTCAGCCACTTGTCGAGCGGTCCGAGAACCAGCTCGTGGTGAAGCGCGAATCCCATGCCCACATCTGGCGTTCGCAGATGATGGCCGAGGAAACCGCAGGCGACTCCTACGCTCAGACCGCAGCGGTTTTTGCCCAATGGAACGGGACGTTGCGTGAACAGGGCTGCACCCTCACGGATAACTGCATCCGGACCTGGCTGTTCGTCAAGGATATCGATTACAATTACCATGGCGTGGTGCGTTCGCGGCGGGAGTTGTTCGAGACCCTGGGGATGACCAGGGATACCCATTATATCGCCAGCACCGGTATCGAAGGCCGACATGCCGATCCCAATGTCTCGGTGATCATGGACGCCTACGCGATTGCCAGGGTGAAGCATGAGCAGGTCAGGTATCTTCAGGCTTTGAGCCACCTGAACCCGACCCATGAATACGGGGTCACCTTTGAACGGGGGACGAGCGTCGACTTCGGCGACCGCAGGCATCTGTATATCTCCGGCACCGCGAGTATCAACAGCAAAGGTGAGATTATCCATCAGCAGAACGTCTCCCGCCAGTTGGAGCGGGTCTTCGAGAACATCGGCGCCCTGCTCGATGACGGTGGCGCGACGCTTGAGGATATCGCCCAGATGATCGTCTATCTGCGGGATCTCTCCGATGCGCCGGTGCTGGAGCTGTTTTTTCAAGAGCGGTTTTGCACCGTACCCAAGGTGATCGTCCTCGCACCGGTCTGCAGGCCGGGCTGGCTGGTGGAGATCGAATGCATTGCAATCAAGGCTGTCGAGCGGTCACAATTCTGCAATTTCTGA